A genomic window from Lepisosteus oculatus isolate fLepOcu1 chromosome 27, fLepOcu1.hap2, whole genome shotgun sequence includes:
- the cicb gene encoding protein capicua homolog isoform X1, translated as MKRMKTQGGRSPPSTRAKGGKRRVAAPDAGVEPERRDRTRDSGEGRAETPSPRRQAGASPAHSQGEPVRRGGGGVPEGEGPPGGHRDRAGEEAERPAGEGDCGKEEGGRRAADSTAGGAHSNSTPPASRKTATFKAKVPKKKYTSEHCAPAPPAAPAGSDPDNNSSGDNGGEAPGAPGPAGGQEREAGPEGERAGEGEGAPSSVRSSSTDTASEHSADLELAEAPAAPAAPREPPGRAPPPPPARRPEALLQELAGQRVLVRGSEDGRPLFRAGLVQRACGQSRLLEVQVFGERRPRFYPFPDGGPQAAAAGGGGEAELILDAPPPGAAPVAVGTRVCVPLGGGGGAAEEGAQLYREGVVSQFDPHPAVSFPYRVTFRGAGGGPAEGAEGARAESVWVSRQSLRLLLPAWDGLQRAGAGGVPGARARAREERERREDMEVEKEVCALSSGLALGAAPRGYGLPSAAGRPPGKAEGPALSLGAGGRRAAAPEEDVEVTRLSMAAPLALGGGKAPPPPRPLLSKPPGYHAAPGFGPGGAPALTPLASLGPAPVLARAFPDHEALGAAQQPLSHAPPPPLPAPGTGPAPSPAPGAGSGRAGGGGLLPLDKHAGGSGSTSSSSSSPRSRTPLTAAQQKYKKGDVVCTPNGIRKKFNGKQWRRLCSRDGCMKESQRRGYCSRHLSMRTKEMEGGGGGAERERGGGGGSSSGTATPSDLGRGRMSADFEWDETSRESSEASSRGESRPRLVLPSPAAAAAAAAVLAQDLSRFDFDECEAATMLVSLGSSRSGTPSFSPVSTQSPFSPAPSPSPSPLFGFRPANFSPITASPVLPPPRRHRHQSGTGAGTPKLGTPQTPGERERYPSGILPSFQTSLTFTVPMSPSKRKPEGHGPGSNPAACGPPTPGSGSAAGLEYPKGEALDPAGGGDPATFRVLSPPSALGGGPLPFPRPRGGPLSLPPSSSSSSSTPSSSPPPLLVSPVTSDPVVRRVVAVPPSASQQPLRDSPVIVRNPEVPLAKFTEKPLALGGGGRGAGRPGGAGGGPAGPGRPKDPAGQAGKPGIQVPVPINAAAAAANGAILIAHSAPGSAIVLVSSSPTYSSSSSSADSGPAGPLGSATAASSGQGSRDRGGAAFGAPLQPVPCHPAPTALLPVIVPAEAPHPTPRRDIVMGRPGTVWTNVEPRSVPVFPWHSLVPFLAPSQSDSTVQSSEGQQPVSHAQPANQSRDSQCSVVSMSDGGVGPPTLERVSPTRPPPPAEDPPPEREPERERVDSETESDVDDPFFPSVAPEPPLSVSPVKRRTQSLSALPKDSDKSSPGKREKDHIRRPMNAFMIFSKRHRALVHQRHPNQDNRTVSKILGEWWYALGHKEKQKYHDLAFQVKEAHFKAHPDWKWCNKDRKKSSSEGKGGLGGPGGKEPRERSMSETTEPQSVTLGAELKAGHGVVGGGERVVGDGPPSQLTRPRAFSQSAVHSLEQRERGNTQALQELAQMCSGGAGQFPGSGRPPRRRSLSQRGASEEMTSDEERMVICEEEGDDDVIEDSYPGSSIDLKCKERVTDSDSEPGSGDEGDGKRVFAPVICSSSSPSPSVSVARGLDSTPHSTAPARRLGEGGGADRKRKRGAESGGGGPVSLAVPPAGPSVIATSAPALHPQALACSGPSPSAQILLHPGRAPRLPQPHAAPAPAPAAPPSQPLGLTPLLGQGAVRVASTVVTNVVKPVVSTPVPIASKPAQLREGAASASSPLANPLAPDKKQPVLIGGGVGGGAGQYSSSSPSPAIGGVTNLVLGHPFANALQTQHTVQLIAQQQQAHLQPQPSSNPGPSTSSNGPLPLGLLQPQFIPAPASLAPPCGGKPITQVQYILPTLPASSAPSTKSPSPQQQQHQAPGIQFTLPAAPPSHAHSSPANGKTVGGAGAAGSGPGHASSPAVGVVSPGPRVQAQSPVLQGKMLVPMATVRSAGSAQPQTLPLVAPPLPVQNGAQTGSKIIQIAPMPVVQPQLSSGGAVHPGSPFPVSMGTAAVMAPVSAPSQTVLLPPPATRITYVQSAPGVPTPLPIVSTTTGSSPQQVPPPPGSAYVQSPLATLGFTAIAPSGQTLLQPLITGQPPLLTPAQSSNCPQLPSLSGPGSGGAGGQIVTAIYPNPGGSPATVTLATGVVSMATVPPSVVYTVSSPSPHSPHILPKAPGQQTHALAQGLGKTAGGSTAPPAVSTASLQSCSPGPPQPSHTGSVPVTPKPPPAPVRTPQKVKAVVASIPVGSFEGGRRGGREPDRGGDAGSPPPPPAEDGPPEDGPGGADGTGWGKDGPAGPAPGQAGRRDSRPSSPLHPPSGPDPPPPPPQPEKDAPPAKKVKVRPPPLKKTFDSVDKVLSEVYFEERFAELPEFRPEEVLPSPTLQSLATSPRAILGSYRKKRKNSTDLDSSTEDPVSPKRKSRRRSSCSSEPNTPKSAAKCEGDIFTFDRPGNVTPETGTDSEDILGELEFDKVPYSSLRRTLDQRRALVMQLFQEHGFFPSAQATAAFQARYSDIFPTKVCLQLKIREVRQKIMQTAAPSEQTAGGAQGPLGAAQPDSGVGGGFLLAPGPSGAPEPGASPAPQGPDAAQAEGDPGAPEQAEPDAPDSAR; from the exons ATGAAGAGGATGAAGACGCAGGGCGGCCGGTCTCCCCCATCCACCCGGGCGAAAGGCGGGAAGAGGCGGGTGGCGGCGCCGGACGCGGGCGTGGAGCCCGAGAGGAGGGACAGGACGAGAGACAGCGGCGAGGGGCGGGCAGAGACGCCGTCGCCGCGGAGACAGGCGGGGGCGAGCCCCGCCCACTCCCAGGGAGAGCCAGTCAGGAGGGGCGGGGGCGGAGTCCCGGAGGGGGAGGGGCCTCCGGGGGGACACAGAGACCGGGCCGGGGAGGAAGCAGAGCGGCCGGCCGGGGAGGGGGACTGTGGGAAGGAGGAGGGCGGGAGGCGGGCCGCGGACAGCACCGCCGGCGGGGCCCACAGCAACAGCACCCCTCCGGCCAGCCGCAAGACGGCCACCTTCAAGGCCAAGGTGCCCAAGAAGAAGTACACGTCCGAGCACTGCGCCCCCGCGCCCCCCGCCGCCCCCGCCGGCAGCGACCCGGACAACAACAGCAGCGGCGACAACGGCGGCGAGGCCCCAGGGGCCCCGGGACCCGcgggggggcaggagagggaggcGGGGCCCGAGGGAGAGCGAGCCGGGGAGGGCGAGGGCGCCCCCAGCTCCGTGCGCTCCTCCTCCACCGACACGGCCAGCGAGCACTCGGCCGACCTGGAGCTGGCGGAGGCGCCGGCGGCCCCCGCGGCCCCCCGGGAGCCCCCGGGCAGggcccccccgcccccgccgGCCCGCCGCCCCGAGGCCCTGCTGCAGGAGCTGGCCGGCCAGCGCGTGCTGGTGCGGGGCAGCGAGGACGGGCGCCCCCTGTTCCGGGCCGGGCTGGTGCAGCGGGCCTGCGGGCAGAGCCGCCTGCTGGAGGTGCAGGTGTTCGGCGAGAGGAGACCCCGCTTCTACCCCTTCCCGGACGGGGGGCCccaggcggcggcggcgggggggggCGGGGAGGCGGAGCTGATCCTGGACGCCCCGCCGCCGGGGGCCGCGCCGGTCGCCGTGGGGACCCGGGTGTGCGTGCCCCtggggggcgggggcggggctGCGGAGGAGGGGGCGCAGCTGTACCGGGAGGGCGTGGTGTCGCAGTTCGACCCGCACCCCGCCGTGTCCTTCCCCTACCGGGTCACCTTCCGCGGCGCGGGCGGGGGGCCGGCGGAGGGCGCCGAGGGGGCCAGGGCCGAGTCCGTGTGGGTGTCCCGGCAGAGCCTGCGGCTCCTGCTGCCCGCCTGGGACGGGCTGCAGCGCGCGGGCGCGGGGGGCGTGCCGGGGGCGCGGGCGCGGGCGCGGGAGGAGCGCGAGCGGCGCGAGGACATGGAGGTGGAGAAGGAGGTCTGCGCCCTGAGCAGCGGGCTGGCGCTGGGGGCCGCGCCGCGGGGCTACGGCCTGCCCTCCGCCGCCGGCCGCCCCCCGGGGAAGGCCGAGGGGCCGGCGCTGAGCCTGGGCGCCGGCGGCAGGCGGGCCGCGGCGCCGGAGGAGGACGTGGAGGTGACGCGCCTCAGCATGGCCGCCCCGCTGGCGCTGGGTGGGGGCAAGGCGCCGCCGCCCCCCCGGCCCCTCCTCTCCAAGCCCCCCGGCTACCACGCCGCGCCCGGCTTCGGCCCCGGCGGCGCCCCGGCCCTGACCCCGCTGGCCAGCCTGGGGCCCGCGCCCGTCCTGGCCCGCGCCTTCCCGGACCACGAGGCGCTGGGCGCGGCCCAGCAGCCCCTCTCGCacgcgccgccgccgccgctgcccgCCCCCGGCACAGGCCCCGCCCCCAGCCCCGCCCCCGGCGCGGGGAGCGGGCGGGCCGGGGGCGGCGGCCTCCTCCCGCTGGACAAGCACGCGGGCGGCTCGGgctccacctcctcctcctcctcctcgccgcgCTCGCGGACGCCCCTGACGGCGGCGCAGCAGAAGTACAAGAAGGGCGACGTGGTGTGCACCCCCAACGGCATCCGCAAGAAGTTCAACGGCAAGCAGTGGCGGCGCCTGTGCTCGCGGGACGGCTGCATGAAGGAGTCGCAGCGCCGCGGGTACTGCTCGCGCCACCTGTCCATGCGCACCAAGGAGATGGAGGGCGGCGGCGGGGGGGCGGAGCGGGagcgcggcggcggcgggggcagCAGCTCGGGCACCGCCACGCCCTCGGACCTGGGCCGCGGCCGGATGAGCGCCGACTTCGAGTGGGACGAGACGTCGCGGGAGAGCAGCGAGGCCAGCTCGCGGGGGGAGTCGCGCCCCCGCCTGGTGCTGCCCtcgcccgccgccgccgccgccgccgccgccgtgCTGGCCCAGGACCTGTCGCGCTTCGACTTCGACGAGTGCGAGGCCGCCACCATGCTGGTGTCCCTGGGCAGCTCGCGCTCTGGCACCCCCTCCTTCTCGCCCGTGTCCACGCAGTCGCCCTTCTCGCCCGCCCCCTCGCCCTCGCCCTCGCCGCTCTTCGGCTTCCGGCCCGCCAACTTCAGCCCCATCACCGCCTCGCCGGTGCTGCCCCCCCCGCGCCGCCACCGGCACCAGAGCGGCACGGGGGCCGGCACCCCCAAGCTGGGCACCCCGCAGACGCCCGGCGAGCGCGAGCGCTACCCCTCGGGCATCCTGCCCTCCTTCCAGACCAGCCTGACCTTCACTGTGCCCATGAGCCCCAGCAAGAGGAAGCCGGAGGGCCACGGGCCGGGCTCGAACCCGGCCGCCTGCGGGCCGCCCACGCCCGGCTCCGGCTCGGCCGCCGGCCTGGAGTACCCCAAGGGCGAGGCCCTGGACCCGGCGGGGGGGGGCGACCCGGCCACGTTCAGGGTGCTGTCGCCCCCCTCGGCGCTGGGCGGCGGCCCCCTGCCCTTCCCCCGGCCGCGGGGGGGCCCCCTCAGCCTGCCcccgtcctcctcctcctcctcctccacgcCCTCCTCCTCGCCGCCCCCGCTGCTGGTGTCGCCCGTGACCTCCGACCCCGTGGTGCGCAGGGTGGTGGCCGTGCCGCCCTCCGCCTCCCAGCAGCCCCTGCGCGACTCGCCCGTCATCGTGAGGAACCCCGAGGTGCCCCTGGCCAAGTTCACCGAGAAGCCGCTGGCGCTGGGCGGGGGGGGCCGGGGCGCCGGCCGGCCCGGCGGCGCTGGGGGTGGGCCCGCCGGACCGGGCCGCCCCAAGGACCCCGCCGGCCAGGCCGGCAAGCCAGGCATCCAGGTGCCCGTGCCCATCAacgcagcggcggcggcggccaaCGGCGCCATCCTGATCGCCCACAGCGCGCCCGGCTCCGCCATCGTCCTGGTCTCTTCCTCGCCCACctactcctcctcctcttcctcggcgGACTCCGGGCCCGCCGGCCCGCTGGGCTCGGCCACGGCCGCCTCCTCTGGCCAGGGCTCGCGGGACAGGGGGGGCGCCGCGTTCGGGGCGCCCCTGCAGCCGGTGCCCTGCCACCCCGCCCCCACCGCCCTGCTGCCCGTCATCGTGCCCGCAGAGGCgccacaccccacgccccgcaGGGACATCGTCATGGGCCGGCCCGGCACTG TGTGGACGAATGTGGAGCCCAGGTCAGTGCCTGTTTTTCCTTGGCACTCATTGGTCCCTTTCCTGGCTCCTAGCCAATCAGATTCTACTGTCCAGTCTTCCGAGGGCCAACAGCCTGTCAGTCATGCCCAACCAGCCAATCAGAGCAGAG actcccagtgcagtgtggtgTCCATGAGTGATGGAGGTGTTGGCCCCCCTACGCTGGAAAGGGTGTCTCCCACTcgccctccacccccagctgaAGACCCGCCCCCAGAGAGGGAGCCGGAGAGGGAGAGGGTGGACAGTGAGACGGAGAGCGACGTCGATGACCC tttCTTTCCCAGTGTCGCCCCAGAACcccctctgtctgtgtctccagtgAAGAGGCGCACCCAGTCTCTCAGCGCTCTGCCCAAGGACAGTGACAAGAGCAGCCCAGGCAAG CGGGAGAAGGACCACATCCGCCGGCCCATGAACGCCTTCATGATCTTCAGCAAGCGGCACCGCGCCCTGGTGCACCAGCGGCACCCCAACCAGGACAACCGCACGGTCAGCAAGATCCTGGGCGAGTGGTGGTACGCGCTGGGCCACAAGGAGAAGCAGAAGTACCACGACCTCGCCTTCCAG GTGAAGGAGGCGCACTTCAAGGCGCACCCCGACTGGAAGTGGTGCAACAAGGACAGGAAGAAGTCCAGCTCGGAGGGGAAGGGGGGTCTGGGGGGGCCGGGGGGCAAGGAGCCCCGAGAGAGGAGCATGTCTGAGACCACAG AGCCCCAGTCAGTGACTCTGGGGGCGGAGCTGAAGGCGGGGCATGGGGTGGTGGGCGGGGGCGAGAGGGTTGTGGGCGATGGCCCCCCCAGTCAGCTGACCCGCCCCCGGGCTTTctcccagagtgctgtgcacagcctggagcagagggagaggggcaACACACAGGCCCTCCAGGAGCTGGCCCAG atGTGTTCTGGGGGTGCGGGTCAGTTCCCGGGCTCGGGGCGCCCCCCTCGGCGCCGCTCTCTCTCCCAGCGGGGGGCGAGTGAGGAGATGACCAGTGATGAGGAGCGAATggtcatctgtgaggaggaagGCGACGACGACGTCATCG aggacTCCTACCCTGGCAGCTCCATTGACCTGAAGTGTAAGGAGAGGGTGACCGACAGCGACAGCGAGCCTGGCTCCGGGGACGAGGGCGATGGCAag cgcGTCTTCGCTCCGGTCatctgctcctcctcctcgcccTCGCCCTCCGTCTCTGTGGCTCGTGGCCTCGACAGCACCCCCCACAGCACCGCGCCGGCCCGGCGCCTCGGGGAGGGGGGCGGCGCCgacaggaagaggaagaggggggCGGAGAGCGGCGGGGGCGGGCCGGTCTCGCTCGCCGTGCCGCCGGCCGGCCCCTCGGTGATCGCCACCTCCGCCCCGGCCCTGCACCCCCAGGCGCTGGCCTGCAGCGGCCCCTCGCCTTCCGCGCAGATCCTGCTGCACCCCGGCCGGGCCCCCCGCCTGCCCCAGCCCCACGCCGCCCCCGCCCCTGCGCCGGCGGCCCCCCCCAGCCAGCCCCTCGGCCTCACCCCCCTGCTGGGGCAGGGCGCGGTGCGGGTGGCGTCCACTGTGGTCACCAACGTGGTCAAGCCGGTGGTCAGCACGCCCGTGCCCATCGCCAGCAAGCCCGCCCAGCTCCGGGAGGGCGCGGCCTCCGCCAGCAGCCCCTTGGCCAATCCGCTGGCCCCGGACAAGAAGCAGCCGGTCCTGATTGGAGGAGGCGTGGGGGGCGGGGCCGGGCagtactcctcctcctctcccagccCTGCCATTGGAGGAGTGACCAACCTGGTCTTGGGGCACCCCTTCGCCAACGCCCTCCAGACTCAGCACACGGTCCAGCTCATCGCTCAGCAGCAGCAGGCGCACTTACAGCCCCAGCCCTCTTCGAACCCGGGGCCCAGCACCAGCTCCAACGGGCCCCTGCCCCTGGGCCTGCTGCAGCCCCAGTTCATCCCCGCCCCGGCCTCTCTGGCCCCGCCCTGTGGCGGGAAGCCCATCACGCAGGTGCAGTACATCCTGCCCACACTCCCGGCGAGCTCCGCCCCCTCCACCAAGAGCCCCTccccccagcagcagcagcaccaggCCCCCGGCATCCAGTTCACTCTGCCCGCGGCCCCGCCTTCTCACGCTCACTCATCGCCGGCCAATGGGAAGACAGTGGGCGGGGCTGGGGCGGCCGGGTCGGGCCCAGGCCACGCCTCCAGTCCTGCAGTGGGAgtggtctctcctggacccagAG tCCAGGCCCAGTCTCCGGTGTTGCAAGGGAAGATGCTGGTCCCCATGGCAACGGTGAGGTCAGCAGGCTCCGCCCAGCCCCAGACACTCCCACTGGTGGCCCCGCCTCTTCCTGTGCAGAATGGCGCGCAAACAGGAAGCAAG ATTATCCAGATCGCGCCCATGCCCGTCGTTCAGCCCCAGCTCTCCTCCGGAGGAGCGGTGCATCCTGGGAGCCCCTTCCCCGTCTCCATGGGCACGGCAGCGGTGATGGCGCCCGTCTCGGCCCCTTCCCAGACCGTGCTCCTGCCTCCCCCGGCAACCAG GATCACCTATGTTCAGTCGGCTCCCGGTGTCCCCACCCCTCTCCCAATCGTCTCCACGACGACGGGCTCCTCCCCACAACAGGTCCCTCCTCCTCCTGGCTCCGCCTATGTCCAGTCGCCCCTGGCAACACTGGGGTTCACCGCTATCGCCCCCTCTGGGCAGACGCTGTTACAGCCACTAATTACAG GTCAGCCCCCCTTACTCACCCCGGCTCAGTCTTCTAACTGCCCCCAGTTGCCCTCTCTATCTGGCCCCGGCTCAGGCGGGGCAGGAGGGCAGATAGTCACTGCGATCTACCCCAACCCTGGTGGTTCCCCAGCAACCGTCACTCTGGCGACGGGGGTGGTTTCCATGGCGACGGTGCCCCCCAGTGTGGTGTACACGGTCTCCAGCCCCTCCCCCCACTCCCCCCACATCCTGCCGAAGGCGCCCGGCCAGCAGACGCACGCCCTGGCCCAGGGGCTGGGCAAGACTGCCGGCGGCTCGACGGCGCCCCCCGCAGTGTCCACTGCATCCCTGCAGAGCTGCAGCCCCGGCCCCCCCCAGCCCTCCCACACAG GCAGTGTGCCGGTCACCCCCAAGCCGCCCCCCGCGCCGGTGAGGACCCCTCAGAAGGTGAAGGCGGTGGTGGCCAGCATCCCGGTGGGCAGCTTCGAGGGCGGCCGGCGCGGCGGGCGGGAGCCGGACAGGGGCGGCGACGCTGGCtcgcccccgccccccccggCCGAGGACGGGCCCCCCGAGGATGGGCCGGGCGGCGCCGACGGGACCGGCTGGGGGAAGGACGGGCCGGCCGGGCCTGCGCCGGGCCAG GCCGGCCGGAGGGACTCCCGGCCCTCCTCCCCCCTGCACCCCCCCTCGGGGCCCGAccccccgccgcccccccctCAGCCAGAGAAGGACGCCCCCCCAGCCAAGAAGGTGAAGGTGCGGCCCCCGCCCCTCAAGAAGACGTTCGACTCCGTGGACAA GGTGCTGTCCGAGGTGTACTTCGAGGAGCGCTTCGCCGAGCTGCCCGAGTTCCGGCCCGAGGAGGTGCTGCCCTCGCCCACCCTGCAGAGCCTGGCCACCTCCCCCCGCGCCATCCTGGGCAGCTACCGCAAGAAGAGGAAGAACTCCACCG ACCTGGACTCCTCCACCGAGGACCCGGTGTCCCCGAAGAGGAAGAGCCGGCGGAGGTCCAGCTGCAGCTCCGAGCCCAACACGCCCAAGAGCGCCGCCAAGTGCGAGGGCGACATCTTCACCTTCGACCGGCCAGGTAACGTCACACCTGAGACAG GGACAGACTCAGAGGACATCCTGGGAGAGCTGGAGTTCGACAAGGTGCCATACTCCTCTCTGCGTCGCACCCTGGACCAGCGCCGCGCCCTCGTCATGCAGCTCTTCCAAGAGCATGGCTTCTTCCCCTCTG ctcaGGCCACAGCAGCTTTCCAGGCTCGTTACTCTGACATCTTCCCCACCAAGGTGTGTCTGCAGCTGAAGATTCGGGAGGTGCGCCAGAAGATCATGCAGACCGCTGCGCCCTCCGAGcagacagcagggggcgctcaggGTCCCCTGGGGGCGGCGCAGCCGGACTCCGGCGTGGGCGGCGGCTTCCTGCTGGCGCCCGGCCCCTCCGGCGCCCCCGAGCCGGGCGCGTCTCCGGCGCCGCAGGGCCCGGACGCGGCCCAGGCCGAGGGGGACCCGGGCGCCCCGGAGCAGGCCGAGCCGGACGCCCCCGACTCTGCCAGATGA